Part of the Bacillus andreraoultii genome is shown below.
TTATTGCTGGTCTTTGGATGTTTCTCCAAAATGAAACTAGTTTGCTAACGTTTTTTAGCGGTTATTTTGTCGGGTTATTCATTTTATTTTGTTTACGCCGCTTTTTTGATCAACCATTTTATCCTTTTACAATTATTGCCATTGGAAAATTACTACTCATATTTATATATGAATTAATTGTATCTAGTTTTTTTGTCATGAAACATGTGTTACGTCCAAAAATTCATATTCAACCTGGAATTTTCCGTGTGGAGACGGATTTAAAAGGGGATCTTGAAGTTACCTTACTATCCTTACTTATTTGTTTAACTCCTGGTTCAGTTGTAATGGAAGTTTCTCCAGATTCGAAATTTCTTTATATTCACGCCCTCCATATACCAGAGTCAAAACAGGCAGTATTAAAATCAAAAGTAAGTTTTGAAAAAGCGATAAAGGATGTGACGAGAAAATGACGTTTGAAATTATTATGATAATCTCCATATGTTTATTAATTATGTCAATCTTAGCGAATATTTATCGGGTTGTAAAAGGCCCGACAAGTCCAGACCGTGTTCAAGCCCTCGACTCGATTGGAATCAATTTAATTGCAAGTATTGCTGTATTTTCCGTTTTATTGCATACACATGCTTTCTTTGATTTAATTTTATTAATTGGTATTTTGTCATTTGTAGGAACGGTTGCGTTTGCGAGATTTTTAGAAAGTGGTGTTGTCATTGTCCGGAAGCGATGAGATTTTAGCTGCGATATTTATATTGGTCGGCTCAGTGATTGTTTTTATTAGTGCGATTGGTATGATTCGATTGCCAGATGTTTATACACGTTCCCATGCTGCATCAAAAAGTTCTACGCTAGGTGTGTTAAGCACATTAGTTGGAACGTTATTATATTTTGTTTTGGCCGATGGGTATTTTAGTATTCGGTTAATATTAGGAATTTTTTTCGTCTTTTTAACCGCTCCGGTAGCTGCTCATGTTATCTCCCGTTCCGCCTATCGAAAGGGTGTCCCCCTTACAGACGAATCAATAGAAGATGATCTAAAAGCATACTTTGAGCAAAAAGAAAACTAAATACTCCCTATTAAAATGTATTCCACGTGAATACATTTTTTTATAAAAACATTTGCATTTCTATTGACAATTTTCTTAATAAGTTGTCAAATATAAATAATAAATAATTTTCGCTTTAAAGGGATAAAGTTTTTTAGTGATAATGAATCGGATTCGACAACGACGGATAAGATGGGAGAGATTTGAATGACTTTATCTGCTGTACTCGATGCATCGGAAATGGGAGTAATATTTGCCATCATGGCTCTTGGAGTATACATTTCATTTCGCATACTTAACTTTGCGGACTTAACCGTTGATGGTAGTTTTGTGACAGGTGGTGCGGTCGCGGCAGTTATGATTGTTAATGGTGTATCACCGATTTTAGCTTCACTTGCAGCACTCGTTGCTGGGTTTCTTGCAGGATGTTTAACGGGTATTCTTCATACAAAAGGGAAAATTAATGACCTTCTTTCGGGGATTTTAATGATGTTGGCTCTTTATTCAATCAATCTTAGAATTATGGGATTAACATTAGATAGTGGTGTCTCCAGGCCAAATATACCATTATTAAACTCCGAAACTATTTTTACTCAAGTTCAGGCTTTTTTTACGAGGTTTGGGCTTACTGAGTACGGTGTCCTTATTTCTATGGTAATTCTCACGTTTATATTTAAATTTGTTACAGACTATTTTCTTAAGACGGAAATTGGTTTGTCGCTTCGGGCAACCGGTGATAATAAACGAATGATTCGTAGTTTCTCAGCAAATACAGATGGGGTCATTATACTCGGACTTGGCATTTCAAATGGATTTGTCGCCTTTTCAGGAGCATTAATAGCCCAATATAACCAGTTTTCTGATGTTGGTATGGGGATTGGGATGATTGTTGTTGGTTTAGCGTCCATTATTATTGGCGAGGCAATCTTTGGTAAAAAGACAATTGCTCGCACAACATTAGCTGTTGTTTTTGGCGCTATTATTTACAGAATATTCATTACACTGGCGTTGAATCAAGGAATCCTTGACGCGAGTGATCAAAAGTTCGTTACAGCGATTATCGTTATTTTAGCATTAGTTTTTCCGAAGATGCTTGAAAAAAGACGGGAGAAAAAGCGGAAGGCGAAACATCAACTAAGTGCAAAGTTAAATGGAAAAGCACGTGAGGAAGGTGAGTCCATTGCTTGAATTAATAAACATAAATAAACTATTTAATGAAGGTACTTTAGACGAAAAAATAGCTCTAAATAACATTCATCTAACGTTGAATAAAGGCGATTTTGTTACCATTATTGGAAGTAATGGAGCTGGAAAATCGACGTTAATGAATATTATTTCAGGTGTATTAACTCCAGATACAGGAACCGTATCTATCCATGGCAGGAATGTAACGACTGTTCCAGAATATAAACGATCAAAGTTAATCGGACGTGTTTTCCAAGACCCGATGGCAGGAACAGCTCCATCAATGACGATTGAAGAAAACTTGGCTTTAGCGTATTCACGGAATAAAAAGCGGACACTCACTCTCGGGGTGACAAAAAAACGACGGGAATTTTTTCGGGAATCGTTGGCCTCTCTTAATTTAGGACTAGAGGATCGCTTGAATGCAAAAATTGGTTTATTATCAGGTGGAGAGCGGCAAGCCATCTCGCTTCTTATGGCAACGTTTACTGAACCGGATATATTGTTGCTTGATGAACATACTGCCGCCCTCGATCCGAACCGAGCCCAATTAATTACGAATTTAACGAAAAAAATCGTTGCCCAGTACGGTTTAACGACATTAATGGTTACCCACAATATGCAACAGGCCCTCGATTTAGGGAACCGACTCATAATGATGGATGCAGGGCAAGTGATTTTAGATATTGATGAAAAGAAGAAAAGACAACTTACGATTGACGATTTACTAAATGAATTCCAACGCATCCGTGGAGAAAAATTATCATCAGACCGAACATTACTAGCATAGGATGAATGACTTTTTAATTAGATAGATTATTACCGTGACGTTATAAGACATTAAGTAGAGCATGTTGAATTCTACTTAATGTCTTTTTTTTGGCTAGTGTCATGGTAAAAAAGAGGAAACGGTCGTTTAGAAGAGTTGTAGACGCCCAATTCATGACCAATTGAATGGAAGTGAATATGTGCCACATCTACACATCAACGTCTAAATAATCAATCAACAAAAAATGGACAAGCCCATTCATATGAAGCTTGTCCGTTGTGTTATTCACATGAACAAATTCGAATTTCACGCTCAGGGTCTAAGAAGTGTGCTTTGTTCTGTAAAAGCAAACCTTGAACAAATCTTTCAACTCGGAGATTCCCAATTTTTTGTGTAAATAAATAATACATGCAGTTTTTACTAGAAATAGAACTCTTTTTTATATAAATAAATATTTTTATTCGTGCATATTTAGGAGAAAGTCAAATATACCTATATAGAGATTGAAACAGGACTATCAATGTAGGAAAAAGTTCTCAAAATCAATGCAGAAAGTCCCTATTTGCCAAAGAGTATATAGAGATGAGGACTGCTATCCTGCAAAGAATTCAGTCGGAAGTAATCAAGACTTCTGATGGGGGAGCAAGGATATATGCTCCCTGTGAGACCGACTTTTACAAACTGATAGTCTTTCAAACAACCATTTTCGCTTGTTTTAATCGCACAAAAAGTAACCGAAAATGGACTATTCACTATGTCTAAAATCCCACCAAACTATACATAACGGGGTTTTATAAAAAAATTTAGTTAAGAAGGAAAGGGAGAGGATTTTATTGGGTATTAAAAAGAAATTAGGTTTAGGAGTAGCTTCAGCAGCATTAGGATTAGCATTAATCGGTGGGGGAACGTTTGCGTATTTTAGTGATACAGCAAAACAAACGAGTACATTTACATCAGGAATAGTTGATCTGAATGTTGCACCACCACAATTAATAACTTTAGACAAATTCAAACCGGGTGATCATATTACTAAGACTTTTAAACTTAAAAATGACGGGAACATTGATATGAAAAAAATTACCCTTAAAACTGAATACACGGTTAAAAGAAATGGTCAACCAGTTGAAAATCCACTTGCAAATAAATATGCAGAAAATATTATTGTACAATTTTTAAATAATACAGGAGGAGATAAAGATTATCAAATTATTGATGAAAAATCATTACTAGAACTGAGAAATATGACACCAGAGGATTTAGCTAGAGAATTAGAATGGAAGTGGAGTTTAAAACCTTTTCCTGGTCATTATGCACCAGTTGATGGACTGAAAGTAAATAATACAGCAGATTTTAATGTTAAGTTTTTATTCAAAGAAACGAATAAGAATCAAAATGATTTACAGAACTTAACATTAGATCTTACTTGGACATTTGAAGGTTACCAAGTTGACGGAGGAAAAAGATAACGCACAACTAAGGTAAATAGGAGCTACTTTCTTTGTAAGGTAAAGAATAACTTATCGAGGGTGGGATTTTTTCTCACCTTCTACTATTTAATTATATATATTTATAAATCCATACTATTTCTATGTTTTTATAAATATATATAAACCATCCAGGAACAAAGAAGGGCGGAGGTTAAATTGCAAAAGCAAACAAGTCGTTTGATAAGGGGGACTAGGCAGAAAAATTTAAAGCTTATTATCGTTTTGAAGGTAGCGATTTCCTTTTATTTATTCATGTTTATAATCAATTATTTGACTGATTCAACAAGTGCATATTTTTCTACGATAAAGAGTGTACAGATTTCAATTCACTCATTGGTAGAGGAAGAGAATGATACAAAGGAAGAGATAGAAACAAGGAAAGAAAATATAGAGGAAGAGGATGATAAAAGTAAAGACGCTGTAAGTTCAGACCGAGAAAAGGCTGATCAAGGTCAATCAATAACAAATACGAAAAGTGAGGAAAGTAACATACCGACAGAACAACAACTGGATACAGGTATAGAGAAAGTAGAAGAGTCAGTAAAAAGTCCTCTAGAACAGTCAGCTCCTCAAGAGAAATCTCAAACGAAGGAGCCTAAAAAAGAGCCACAAGTAGAAGTACCTGCTGTTAAAGGGACGGACTCTAGTAAAACCGAGAAGGTACAACAGCAAAGTATACGACTACCAGAATCCCAACTTGTGGAATCACCAGAATCAGCCAAATAAGTAAAAAAGCCTCGGGCGTCTGAGTTTTCTTTACTGGAAGGTATTGTTTCCGAAGTTTGAATAATATATCAATGTCTTGAAAAAGGGAAATTGTAAAGTTTTTCTTTTCTAATAGCTAAACAAAATAAAGATGGAAAGGGTGATATGAATGGAAGAAAATCAAAAAACAAATCAACATACGGATCTAGAGGAAAATGTAGTTACATCTTTTGAACCGCATGGGGGTAATGAAATAGTAGAAGAGAAGAATGAACTAGCAGCAAATGCTCCTGAAAATCCGCAAGCAACGCATTCAGATGAACAATCAGAAACGATCATAAAAAAAGATAAAAATGTAGTATATGATTCCACTATACAGATAACAAAACGAAGAAAAGATCAAGAAAAAGTAAAAGAAACGAAACAAAAATCTGTTGGAAAAGTCATTTTGATATGGGTTAACAATCTTGTTACGACAATACTTATTATTTTACTCCTTTCTGTTGCAGCTCTTGTCGTATCTTCTAAAATTTCTGGAGGCGAACCTCAAGTTTTTGGGTATCAAATAAAAACCGTCCTATCGGGATCGATGGAGCCTGAGATTAAGACTGGTTCAATTATTATTACTAAACAAGGTGGTGATATGATAAGATTCAAAAAAGATGATGTTATTACTTTTATGGAAGAAGATGAAAGATTAGTAACCCATAGAGTTGTAGAAGTGATTAAAAGTGGAGAACAAGTGATGTACCGAACAAAAGGGGATAATAATAAAGAAGCTGATATGAATCCGGTACTGTCCAATAATGTAGTGGCTGAATATACAGGGGTGACCATACCTTACGTCGGTTACGCAGCTGAATTTGCTTCATCAAAAAATGGAATCATAGCTCTCGTTATTTTTCCAGGTGTGATTCTTGTACTCTATTCTGTTTTTTCTATTTGGAAAACAATTAAGCAAATTGAACGACAATATGCAAATTCCAATCAAACGATAAAATAGTAGTCTTTTATAGGAATAATAAGGAAGTCGGGAAGATTATATCCGACGCACACTTAAGCATAAGAATAAACGATTGGGAAAAGGAGGGAAGGTTTTGCGTTATAGGGAAATATTATTGATTGTAGTTTTATCCGTTGTCATCATCCTCCTTTTTCCGTTGCAAATGAACGCAAAAGAAAATGATAAATTGGTCAAGGATCCAGACCGTTCTTTATTTAATTTATCAAACATGAAGCCAGGTGATTATGCCTCAAGAAAGTTAACCATCCAAAATCGTGGAAATGAAGATTTTACGTATAATATGAAGGCCCAGTTTACAAAGGGATCAAAAGAATTATTTAATGAATTTACACTAGTGGTAGAGGATTCAAGCGGAACACTTTATGAGGGAAAGTTAAAAGAATTTACACATGCAGCGGCTCGTAATTTAAAAGCAAAACATGAAGAAGATTTGTTGTTTACAGTTACATTTCCTGAAACACTTGGAAACGAATTCCAAAGCTTAACATTTGAAATGGCACTTTTATTTTATGTCGAAGGAAAAGCCGAAGCTCCAGGTTCTAGTGTAAATGACAATCCGAACGAACAGGAAGATCCAATAATAAAACCTGTGCGACCAATTACAGATTCAACCTCACCACCAAAAGCCGACCAAATCTTACCATCAACAGGAACAACTTATTTCAACATTGCAATGATTGGAGCACTATTTATTTTACTAGGAGGTATTGTATTTTTAAAAAAAAGGAAATAATGAAATTTGATTAAGCCTTGATGCCACAACATCAAGGTTATTTTAGCTAATAGGAGAGTAAAATTTTTTTAGCTAATAGGAAGTATGAATTTTTTAATTTCTACTATCCTACACGCATAAGCGCACATGGAAGGCTTCGGCAGCATTACATCGCAGCCGAAAAAAATCTTTTTCGGTGAACTCTTGTCTTTGCTTCCTTAGAAAGGATTTAGACATGAGTTTGGGCTACCATGGAAAAAAGAACGTTTTTTTCACAAGTGTAGACGCCCATTTTGAGGGGAAGAAGGAAGAAACGGTCCTCTAGAATGGTTCTAGACGCCCGAATTGCGGTGAAAAGGCATGAACCGGTCCTCTATAGCGTTTCTAGACGCCCGAAACGTGGTAAAAAGGCATGAACCGGTCCTCTATAGCGGTTCTAGATGCCCAATTCAGGTAAAAATCGCATAAAATAGTCCTCTATAGCCCCGGTATAATATAAACGTAGGACCAATGGCCAATCGAAGTAATCATGTGCCGCATACACACCTAAAAAACAGACAAGACTATTCATATGAAGCTTGTCCGTTGTGTTATTCATATTAACAAATTCGAATTTCATTTTTAGGGTCAAAGAAGGTTGCTTTGTTCCGAGATTAGCAAGTACAAAATTCAGAACTCCTCTACATATGAGCGAAGAGTAAAGGGTCGGGCGTAGTTTGCCCGATTTCCCCCATTTGTAAAAAACGCTGATACAAATACATTTGCTGTTAGAAAAATAATTACCTATTGAATTGGAATATTCGCCTATTCCAAATGTCCCCATTCGGCATACATAGTAATATAGCATAATTTTAGTACATGTGCCTTGCCACATTGTATAATGCTGGAAAAACAAATTAGGAGGATGTCTTTATGCATGATCAACGTCAATTTTATGGAAGAAGACCATTTTTTGGTGCAGGTCCTTTTGTTGGAGGGTTGCTCGGTGGTGTTTTAGGTAGTGCTTTGTTCTATCCAAGACCAGGTCCATTCTATGGTCCGTACGGTGGCTTTGGTGGACCGTTTTATGGTGGACCATTTTATGGGCCGGGGCCATTTTTCTGGTAAACATATGAAAGGTAAAAGAGGTCTAATGTTGTTCTCATTAGACCTTCTAGCTCACTTATTGTAATGATAGCGGATTTTTACATATTCTCTCGGACCAAAATGTGCCTTGTTTATCTTATCAATATCATCTTCCGCATGCACCTCTTCTTGCTGTTGGATTGAATTAATCGGTGCAGGAGGAAGTATAGGATCCTCTTCGTACCGTATCCTTTCCTCTTGATCTATATACCATGCCCCAAAAAATAAACTAAAAAATATCATGAGTGATGTCATAATTTTTCTATTCATACGAAAACCACCAAAGTTTTTATTACTATTCTCTCTTTCGTGGTTATTTCTTATACAAGTATAAAAATTTCTTCCAAAAATACTTATTCCTACTTATTTAATAGTTGAATCGCGCATGAAAAAGTTCAATAGTTTGTACATGCTTTTTATAGGTATTTACGTTATAATGGTGAGAAAGGAAAAAGTGGATTATATCTATTTTTCTGTCAAGTCATCAAGTAAAACCATTCAAAGTTTCCGTTGATTACCGTTAAAAATCCCACATTTCCACATTTATTTTTTTCAAAGTTTGAATCTTATTTTAATTTTCCTATTCCAACTAAAGGAGGCTAAAAATGTCACTGTTGCATCTTGCTATATTGGCACCATTTATTTTTGCCATAATTGTACCAACTCTTTATAAATACATAAGAAAAATTCATACAGGATGGTTTGTATTCATTGTACCCGTGATTTTATTTGGATACTTTAGTCGCTTTCTACCAGATATTATCACTGGAAAAACAGTGTTGAAGACATTCGCTTGGATTCCAACGTTACATATTAATTTTACAGCGAAAATTGATGGATTAGGTTTATTATTTGCCCTACTAATTACAGGGATTGGTGCTCTTGTTGTTTTATATTCGATTTACTACTTATCAAAGGAAAAAGAACAGTTAAACACTTTTTATGTTTATCTTCTCCTGTTTATGGGGGCAATGCTCGGTGTTGTCTTGTCTGATAACTTAATTGTTCTTTATATGTTCTGGGAGTTTACAAGTTTCTCTTCTTTTTTCCTTATTGGTTACTGGTTTGATCGTGAGAGGTCGCGTTATGGTGCGCAAAAATCAATGCTCATTACTGTGCTTGGTGGCCTTTGTTTACTTGGTGGAATTATTCTCTTATACATTATGTCAGGAACATTCAGTATCGGAGAAATGATTACAAATGTTGATGTCATTGTGAACCATGATTTATTCTTATTTTCAATGATTT
Proteins encoded:
- a CDS encoding Na+/H+ antiporter subunit E, whose amino-acid sequence is MPIQVLINLFIAGLWMFLQNETSLLTFFSGYFVGLFILFCLRRFFDQPFYPFTIIAIGKLLLIFIYELIVSSFFVMKHVLRPKIHIQPGIFRVETDLKGDLEVTLLSLLICLTPGSVVMEVSPDSKFLYIHALHIPESKQAVLKSKVSFEKAIKDVTRK
- a CDS encoding Na(+)/H(+) antiporter subunit F1 — translated: MTFEIIMIISICLLIMSILANIYRVVKGPTSPDRVQALDSIGINLIASIAVFSVLLHTHAFFDLILLIGILSFVGTVAFARFLESGVVIVRKR
- a CDS encoding Na+/H+ antiporter subunit G, with translation MSGSDEILAAIFILVGSVIVFISAIGMIRLPDVYTRSHAASKSSTLGVLSTLVGTLLYFVLADGYFSIRLILGIFFVFLTAPVAAHVISRSAYRKGVPLTDESIEDDLKAYFEQKEN
- a CDS encoding ABC transporter permease; protein product: MTLSAVLDASEMGVIFAIMALGVYISFRILNFADLTVDGSFVTGGAVAAVMIVNGVSPILASLAALVAGFLAGCLTGILHTKGKINDLLSGILMMLALYSINLRIMGLTLDSGVSRPNIPLLNSETIFTQVQAFFTRFGLTEYGVLISMVILTFIFKFVTDYFLKTEIGLSLRATGDNKRMIRSFSANTDGVIILGLGISNGFVAFSGALIAQYNQFSDVGMGIGMIVVGLASIIIGEAIFGKKTIARTTLAVVFGAIIYRIFITLALNQGILDASDQKFVTAIIVILALVFPKMLEKRREKKRKAKHQLSAKLNGKAREEGESIA
- a CDS encoding ABC transporter ATP-binding protein — encoded protein: MLELININKLFNEGTLDEKIALNNIHLTLNKGDFVTIIGSNGAGKSTLMNIISGVLTPDTGTVSIHGRNVTTVPEYKRSKLIGRVFQDPMAGTAPSMTIEENLALAYSRNKKRTLTLGVTKKRREFFRESLASLNLGLEDRLNAKIGLLSGGERQAISLLMATFTEPDILLLDEHTAALDPNRAQLITNLTKKIVAQYGLTTLMVTHNMQQALDLGNRLIMMDAGQVILDIDEKKKRQLTIDDLLNEFQRIRGEKLSSDRTLLA
- a CDS encoding TasA family protein codes for the protein MGIKKKLGLGVASAALGLALIGGGTFAYFSDTAKQTSTFTSGIVDLNVAPPQLITLDKFKPGDHITKTFKLKNDGNIDMKKITLKTEYTVKRNGQPVENPLANKYAENIIVQFLNNTGGDKDYQIIDEKSLLELRNMTPEDLARELEWKWSLKPFPGHYAPVDGLKVNNTADFNVKFLFKETNKNQNDLQNLTLDLTWTFEGYQVDGGKR
- the sipW gene encoding signal peptidase I SipW, with the protein product MEENQKTNQHTDLEENVVTSFEPHGGNEIVEEKNELAANAPENPQATHSDEQSETIIKKDKNVVYDSTIQITKRRKDQEKVKETKQKSVGKVILIWVNNLVTTILIILLLSVAALVVSSKISGGEPQVFGYQIKTVLSGSMEPEIKTGSIIITKQGGDMIRFKKDDVITFMEEDERLVTHRVVEVIKSGEQVMYRTKGDNNKEADMNPVLSNNVVAEYTGVTIPYVGYAAEFASSKNGIIALVIFPGVILVLYSVFSIWKTIKQIERQYANSNQTIK
- a CDS encoding LPXTG cell wall anchor domain-containing protein, translating into MRYREILLIVVLSVVIILLFPLQMNAKENDKLVKDPDRSLFNLSNMKPGDYASRKLTIQNRGNEDFTYNMKAQFTKGSKELFNEFTLVVEDSSGTLYEGKLKEFTHAAARNLKAKHEEDLLFTVTFPETLGNEFQSLTFEMALLFYVEGKAEAPGSSVNDNPNEQEDPIIKPVRPITDSTSPPKADQILPSTGTTYFNIAMIGALFILLGGIVFLKKRK